One stretch of Microvirga lotononidis DNA includes these proteins:
- a CDS encoding NAD(P)-dependent alcohol dehydrogenase yields the protein MKALVLERKDELSLRDLPLQENLGPRDVRIALRTIGVCGSDVHYYTHGAIGPFVVREPMILGHEAAGEIVEVGSAVTEFKPGDRVCMEPGIPDPMSRATRLGKYNLDPAVKFWATPPVHGVLRPTVVHPADFTFKLPDHVSYAEGAMVEPLAVGMHAATKVQVKPGDLAVVIGAGPIGMVTILSALASGCSRVIVSDIHEPKLELAGQLGPVIPVNVRSWSLVDIVRRETDGWGADVLFECSGYAPAMAEMFDLVCPGGKVALVGIPLDPFPYDVSKAQVKEVRVENVFRYAHVYPRAVAMIASGKIDVKPLITDRFAFKDSIAAFDFAKTMPPSSVKVQIDMPL from the coding sequence ATGAAGGCCTTGGTCCTTGAACGTAAGGATGAGCTCAGCCTGCGTGATCTCCCGCTTCAAGAGAATCTCGGGCCGCGCGATGTCCGGATCGCCCTCCGCACGATCGGGGTCTGCGGCAGCGATGTGCATTATTATACGCACGGAGCCATCGGTCCCTTCGTTGTCCGGGAGCCCATGATCCTCGGCCACGAGGCTGCCGGCGAGATCGTTGAGGTCGGATCGGCCGTAACCGAGTTCAAGCCAGGCGACAGAGTCTGCATGGAGCCCGGCATCCCGGACCCGATGAGCCGCGCGACGCGCCTCGGCAAATACAACCTTGATCCGGCCGTTAAATTTTGGGCAACGCCGCCGGTGCACGGGGTTCTGCGACCGACCGTGGTTCACCCGGCGGACTTCACATTCAAGTTGCCGGACCATGTCAGCTACGCCGAGGGGGCGATGGTCGAACCGCTGGCCGTGGGCATGCACGCGGCCACCAAGGTCCAGGTGAAGCCGGGCGACCTCGCCGTTGTAATCGGAGCCGGCCCCATCGGAATGGTGACGATCCTCTCGGCCCTTGCGTCCGGCTGCTCGCGGGTGATCGTGAGCGATATCCATGAACCGAAGCTCGAGCTTGCGGGCCAGCTCGGGCCCGTTATCCCGGTCAATGTCAGGAGCTGGAGCCTCGTAGATATCGTCAGGCGGGAAACGGATGGATGGGGGGCGGATGTGCTCTTCGAATGCTCCGGATATGCGCCGGCCATGGCAGAGATGTTCGACCTCGTCTGCCCGGGCGGAAAGGTGGCACTGGTCGGCATCCCGCTCGATCCCTTTCCTTATGACGTCAGCAAGGCGCAAGTGAAAGAGGTGCGTGTCGAGAACGTCTTCCGCTATGCCCATGTCTATCCGCGCGCGGTTGCGATGATTGCCTCGGGCAAGATCGACGTGAAGCCGCTGATCACGGATCGTTTCGCATTCAAGGACAGCATCGCAGCCTTCGACTTCGCCAAGACGATGCCACCAAGTTCGGTGAAGGTGCAAATCGACATGCCCCTATGA